A single Macaca fascicularis isolate 582-1 chromosome 13, T2T-MFA8v1.1 DNA region contains:
- the POU3F3 gene encoding POU domain, class 3, transcription factor 3 — protein sequence MATAASNPYLPGNSLLAAGSIVHSDAAGAGGGGGGGGGGGGGGAGGGGGGMQPGSAAVTSGAYRGDPSSVKMVQSDFMQGAMAASNGGHMLSHAHQWVTALPHAAAAAAAAAAAAVEASSPWSGSAVGMAGSPQQPPQPPPPPPQGPDVKGGAGRDDLHAGTALHHRGPPHLGPPPPPPHQGHPGGWGAAAAAAAAAAAAAAAAHLPSMAGGQQPPPQSLLYSQPGGFTVNGMLSAPPGPGGGGGGAGGGAQSLVHPGLVRGDTPELAEHHHHHHHHAHPHPPHPHHAQGPPHHGGGGGGAGPGLNSHDPHSDEDTPTSDDLEQFAKQFKQRRIKLGFTQADVGLALGTLYGNVFSQTTICRFEALQLSFKNMCKLKPLLNKWLEEADSSTGSPTSIDKIAAQGRKRKKRTSIEVSVKGALESHFLKCPKPSAQEITNLADSLQLEKEVVRVWFCNRRQKEKRMTPPGIQQQTPDDVYSQVGTVSADTPPPHHGLQTSVQ from the coding sequence ATGGCCACGGCGGCTTCTAACCCCTACCTGCCGGGGAACAGCCTGCTCGCGGCCGGCTCTATTGTGCACTCGGACGCGGCAGGGGCTGGCGGCGGcgggggtggcggcggcggtggcggcgggggcggcgcagggggcgggggcggtggcaTGCAGCCGGGCAGCGCCGCCGTGACCTCGGGCGCCTACCGGGGGGACCCGTCCTCTGTCAAGATGGTCCAGAGCGACTTCATGCAGGGGGCCATGGCCGCCAGCAACGGCGGCCATATGCTGAGCCACGCGCACCAGTGGGTCACAGCCCTGCCCcacgccgccgccgccgccgccgctgccgccgccgccgccgtggAGGCGAGCTCGCCGTGGTCCGGCAGCGCCGTGGGCATGGCTGGCAGCCCCCAGCAGCCACCGCAGCCGCCGCCACCACCGCCGCAGGGCCCCGACGTGAAGGGCGGCGCCGGGCGCGACGACCTGCACGCGGGCACAGCGTTGCACCACCGCGGGCCGCCGCACCTCGGACCCCCGCCGCCGCCCCCACACCAGGGCCACCCTGGGGGCTGGGGGGcggccgccgctgccgccgccgccgccgccgccgcagccgccgccgcgCACCTCCCGTCCATGGCCGGGGGCCAGCAGCCGCCGCCGCAGAGTCTGCTCTACTCGCAGCCCGGGGGCTTCACGGTGAACGGCATGCTGAGCGCGCCCCCAGggcccggcggcggcggcggcggcgcgggcggTGGAGCCCAGAGCTTGGTGCACCCGGGGCTGGTGCGCGGGGACACGCCGGAGCTGGCCgagcaccatcaccaccaccaccaccacgcgCACCCGCACCCGCCGCACCCGCACCACGCGCAGGGACCCCCGCAccacggcggcggcggcggcggcgcggggcCTGGACTCAACAGCCACGACCCGCACTCGGACGAGGACACGCCGACGTCGGACGACCTGGAGCAGTTCGCCAAGCAGTTCAAGCAACGGCGCATCAAGCTGGGCTTCACGCAGGCCGACGTGGGGCTGGCGCTGGGCACGCTCTACGGCAACGTGTTCTCGCAGACCACCATCTGCCGCTTCGAGGCCCTGCAGCTGAGCTTCAAGAACATGTGCAAGCTCAAGCCGCTGCTGAACAAGTGGCTGGAGGAGGCGGACTCAAGCACCGGCAGCCCCACAAGCATCGACAAGATCGCGGCGCAGGGCCGCAAGCGCAAGAAGCGGACCTCTATCGAGGTGAGCGTCAAGGGCGCGCTGGAGAGCCACTTCCTCAAGTGCCCCAAGCCCTCCGCGCAGGAGATCACCAACCTGGCCGACAGCCTGCAGCTCGAGAAGGAGGTGGTGCGGGTCTGGTTCTGCAATCGGCGCCAAAAGGAGAAGCGCATGACGCCGCCCGGGATCCAGCAGCAGACGCCCGACGACGTCTACTCGCAGGTGGGCACCGTGAGCGCCGACACGCCGCCGCCGCACCACGGGCTGCAGACGAGCGTGCAGTGA
- the LOC135966759 gene encoding uncharacterized protein: protein MGINLGFRLCPGIFLGLTTASVCSFRSEAGVRSPWREDWAQSLPCPAAGARTSRSQDFPVGLGLQSSGGDGAWGRDRHRARNRQSTPVPVRCSSFPHAGSGGVGQAPGATQEHHCPVRRAGPGGAKLPQSRRPPPALPPLRNPSCLDLGVFPNNEPCQCTRLFRPDFFCPHMGTPAKGYALEPVCASPSTRRILREDKQSTSSTSISGPGLWAGPQSWKTQGVTGPDPSLLGPPLQDSRALGSREVDFRESPGQPGLELSPSELHRQQRGPQLNSPGRRMHPQNGKSANVAQRTTSISTFLSTSPPESYRQNLWDLSGLQPPATPSTFQGNFQKFPFPWLLNSLDFLQPPGLLITLLAAL, encoded by the coding sequence ATGGGGATTAATCTGGGGTTTCGTCTTTGTCCCGGGATCTTTCTAGGGCTGACCACTGCCTCCGTTTGCAGCTTCAGAAGCGAAGCTGGCGTGCGATCTCCTTGGCGGGAGGACTGGGCACAGTCCCTGCCTTGCCCAGCTGCCGGAGCCCGCACATCGCGGTCTCAGGATTTCCCCGTAGGCCTAGGCCTGCAGTCCTCGGGCGGAGacggggcctgggggagggaccGTCACCGGGCCAGGAACAGGCAGTCTACCCCGGTGCCTGTAAGGTGCTCGAGTTTCCCACACGCGGGAAGCGGAGGCGTGGGCCAAGCGCCGGGGGCTACCCAAGAACACCACTGCCCAGTGAGACGCGCAGGGCCTGGCGGCGCGAAACTTCCACAAAGCCGCCGGCCGCCTCCGGCCTTGCCTCCGCTACGCAATCCCAGCTGCCTAGACCTCGGTGTCTTCCCAAACAATGAGCCCTGCCAGTGCACTAGACTGTTCCGCCCTGACTTCTTCTGCCCGCACATGGGGACCCCAGCGAAAGGTTACGCTTTGGAACCAGTCTGCGCATCTCCTTCCACGCGGCGCATCCTTCGGGAAGACAAACAGAGTACGTCCTCCACATCAATTTCAGGCCCTGGTCTGTGGGCTGGGCCACAGTCCTGGAAGACCCAAGGGGTCACGGGTCCAGATCCGTCTTTACTTGGTCCTCCGCTCCAGGACTCCAGGGCCCTGGGCAGCAGAGAGGTGGATTTCAGAGAGAGTCCGGGTCAGCCAGGCCTTGAACTCAGCCCCTCTGAACTCCACCGTCAGCAGCGGGGGCCGCAACTCAACTCTCCCGGGAGGAGGATGCACCCCCAGAACGGAAAATCCGCAAACGTCGCGCAGAGAACCACAAGCATTTCTACCTTTCTTTCCACAAGCCCCCCAGAAAGTTATCGCCAGAACCTCTGGGACCTGAGCGGACTCCAGCCTCCAGCAACTCCCTCAACCTTCCAAGGAAACTTTCAGAAGTTTCCCTTTCCCTGGCTCCTCAATTCCTTGGACTTTCTCCAGCCCCCAGGTTTGCTTATTACTCTGCTGGCTGCCCTTTAG